A genomic segment from Candidatus Viadribacter manganicus encodes:
- a CDS encoding FtsB family cell division protein, producing MSKQGSALLSVGLGAAILYLGAQAVTGRQGLVAYVDLQAQERVLEQRVADLSDEETRLQARAERLQAGENFDNDYLDERARITLAAGDPDEIVFDLN from the coding sequence ATGAGCAAGCAAGGATCGGCACTGCTCAGTGTGGGTTTAGGGGCCGCTATTCTCTATCTCGGCGCACAAGCGGTCACGGGTCGTCAAGGGCTCGTGGCGTACGTCGACCTCCAGGCACAAGAGCGCGTTCTTGAGCAACGCGTTGCCGATCTGTCTGACGAGGAGACGCGCCTTCAAGCGCGCGCCGAACGCCTGCAGGCGGGCGAGAACTTCGATAACGACTATTTGGACGAACGCGCGCGGATCACCCTTGCGGCCGGTGATCCCGACGAGATCGTGTTTGATCTCAACTAA
- a CDS encoding TIR domain-containing protein has translation MSVMASTRGFTADNKVRVFVAAARADASFADQIGAFLHNAGFQPLLDRYESGGHGWQDRLAPLIDDADALVLVVSEASASSDQCVWEVEEAQRLGKRVVLVLPAPLRGVARELAGLNTIYFYSDPNIPNSGFYDGQRRLEAALRGAERVRNGVGPSRPSAQDQQRDARRAEAHARKEAHRLGKAEAKELKREIRRATGRRFPMLRVAFLTVVAAVVIGVVMKPELLTQARASWASLTTAAEAITAEAPPYSPMDVSVEDYAPERPLYAGRTGANVRDYPLTTGELVAELPARTPMRVTGRRNVQGQYWFRVQLEDGRVGFVREDVVTFTAPRVALPIAGVSEIAPAVAVSSGRAGAKVRTAPRRNASVIVRVPAATSMRATGKIREGEHWWLRVTLADGRVGFVRDDTITPESRTAASL, from the coding sequence ATGAGCGTCATGGCGAGCACGCGTGGCTTTACTGCCGACAACAAAGTTCGTGTGTTCGTTGCTGCTGCACGAGCCGATGCTTCGTTTGCAGATCAGATCGGCGCCTTCCTGCACAATGCCGGCTTCCAGCCTCTGCTCGATCGGTACGAGAGCGGCGGACATGGCTGGCAAGATCGCCTAGCGCCTCTCATTGATGACGCGGACGCGCTGGTCCTGGTTGTTAGCGAGGCGTCGGCAAGCTCAGATCAGTGTGTTTGGGAAGTTGAAGAGGCTCAGCGTTTGGGCAAGCGCGTTGTGCTGGTCCTTCCTGCTCCGCTTCGGGGCGTTGCTCGAGAACTCGCCGGCCTTAATACCATCTACTTCTACTCGGATCCCAATATCCCGAACTCTGGTTTCTACGATGGGCAACGCCGGCTGGAGGCCGCACTGCGAGGCGCCGAGCGGGTGCGCAATGGAGTTGGACCTTCGCGGCCGTCGGCTCAGGATCAGCAACGTGACGCGCGCCGGGCGGAAGCTCATGCGCGTAAAGAGGCGCACAGGTTGGGCAAGGCCGAAGCCAAAGAACTAAAGCGCGAGATACGGCGCGCCACTGGTAGGCGCTTTCCAATGTTGCGCGTCGCATTCCTAACTGTCGTGGCCGCGGTCGTGATTGGGGTGGTCATGAAGCCCGAATTGTTGACCCAGGCGCGCGCGTCGTGGGCAAGCCTTACGACGGCGGCAGAGGCCATAACGGCCGAAGCTCCGCCCTACTCGCCGATGGACGTGTCGGTCGAAGATTATGCGCCAGAGCGACCACTCTATGCGGGGCGCACGGGTGCGAACGTGCGTGACTATCCGCTGACAACCGGAGAACTCGTTGCTGAACTTCCCGCACGCACACCCATGCGCGTCACGGGGCGTCGAAACGTCCAGGGACAATATTGGTTTCGCGTTCAGCTCGAAGATGGTCGCGTTGGCTTTGTGCGTGAAGATGTCGTGACTTTCACAGCGCCTCGCGTGGCTCTCCCCATTGCTGGCGTTAGCGAGATCGCGCCAGCTGTGGCGGTGAGTTCAGGCCGTGCGGGCGCTAAGGTGCGCACCGCGCCGCGGCGCAATGCGTCCGTGATCGTCCGCGTGCCCGCGGCGACCTCGATGCGAGCGACCGGGAAAATCCGCGAAGGCGAACATTGGTGGCTTCGCGTCACTCTCGCTGATGGCCGTGTCGGATTCGTTCGCGACGATACGATCACCCCGGAGTCGCGCACCGCCGCTTCGCTCTAG
- a CDS encoding ATP-binding protein, with translation MDRGSGLTCQLLALARREPLKLERIDTTAALERAHGLIRSSVNEHIRFEMHITPGLWPVKADRNQVEIALLNLAVNARDAMLEGDDLIVQADNIVVEDQEKCVAVSVADSGEGMRDETIARAFEPFLGSSMQPCRFKGTCAR, from the coding sequence TTGGACCGCGGCTCTGGTCTCACCTGTCAGTTGCTCGCATTGGCACGGCGAGAACCTCTGAAACTCGAACGTATCGACACCACAGCCGCTCTCGAACGCGCTCATGGGCTCATCCGTTCATCAGTGAATGAGCACATCCGTTTCGAAATGCACATCACACCCGGTCTGTGGCCAGTAAAGGCTGATCGGAACCAAGTGGAAATTGCGCTGCTAAACCTCGCCGTCAACGCGAGAGACGCGATGCTGGAGGGCGACGATCTCATCGTGCAGGCAGACAATATCGTTGTCGAGGATCAGGAGAAGTGCGTCGCCGTCAGCGTTGCAGACTCTGGAGAGGGCATGCGCGACGAAACGATTGCTCGCGCCTTCGAGCCGTTTTTGGGATCAAGCATGCAACCCTGCCGCTTCAAGGGAACTTGCGCGCGCTAG
- the eno gene encoding phosphopyruvate hydratase yields the protein MTGIADITGREILDSRGNPTVEVDVWLEDGSMGRAAVPSGASTGAHEAVEKRDGEPDRYLGKGVRDAVEAVGGEIANALLGMDAEDQRRIDAVMIELDGTENKARLGANAILGVSLAVAKAAAVSAAQPLYRYIGGVQARVLPTPMMNIVNGGAHADNPIDIQEFMIMPIGADTIADAVRMGSEVFHTLKKELKAAGHSTNVGDEGGFAPNLASADEAIGFILRSIEKAGYTPGDDIALALDCAATEYFKNGKYQLAGEGKSLSPQANAEYLADLVNRYPIISIEDGMSEDDFEGWHALTELIGDKCQLVGDDLFVTNMKRLEIGFEKGLGNAILIKVNQIGTLTETLDVVDMAQRAGYSAVMSHRSGETEDSTISDLAVATNCGQIKTGSLARSDRTAKYNQLIRIAEMLDDSAEYARATTIVGR from the coding sequence ATGACCGGCATTGCAGACATTACAGGTCGCGAAATCCTCGACAGCCGCGGCAACCCCACCGTTGAAGTGGATGTGTGGCTCGAGGACGGCTCGATGGGCCGTGCGGCGGTGCCGTCTGGCGCCTCTACCGGCGCCCACGAGGCCGTTGAAAAGCGTGATGGCGAGCCCGATCGCTATCTGGGAAAGGGCGTGCGCGATGCCGTTGAGGCCGTGGGCGGTGAGATCGCCAACGCCTTGCTCGGCATGGACGCCGAAGACCAACGCCGCATCGACGCTGTGATGATCGAACTCGATGGGACTGAAAACAAGGCGCGCCTCGGCGCCAACGCCATACTCGGGGTCTCGTTGGCCGTCGCAAAGGCTGCAGCGGTAAGCGCAGCCCAACCGCTTTATCGCTATATCGGAGGCGTTCAAGCGCGTGTCCTGCCAACGCCGATGATGAACATCGTCAACGGCGGCGCACATGCCGACAACCCGATCGACATTCAAGAATTCATGATCATGCCGATTGGCGCCGACACCATTGCCGATGCGGTGCGCATGGGATCCGAAGTCTTCCATACGTTGAAGAAAGAACTGAAGGCTGCTGGTCATTCGACCAATGTGGGCGATGAAGGCGGCTTTGCGCCCAATCTTGCTAGCGCTGATGAGGCCATCGGCTTCATTCTGAGATCGATCGAGAAGGCAGGCTACACGCCCGGCGACGACATCGCGCTTGCGCTAGATTGCGCGGCCACCGAATACTTCAAGAACGGCAAGTACCAACTCGCCGGGGAAGGCAAATCGCTCTCGCCGCAGGCCAACGCGGAATATCTCGCCGATCTCGTCAATCGCTACCCGATCATCTCGATCGAAGACGGCATGTCCGAGGATGATTTCGAAGGCTGGCATGCGCTCACCGAACTCATCGGCGACAAATGCCAGCTCGTGGGCGACGACCTCTTCGTGACCAACATGAAGCGACTTGAGATCGGGTTCGAGAAAGGCCTCGGCAACGCCATCCTGATTAAAGTCAATCAGATCGGCACGCTCACGGAAACGCTCGACGTCGTCGATATGGCTCAACGCGCCGGCTACAGTGCTGTCATGAGCCATCGATCCGGTGAAACAGAAGATTCAACGATCTCTGATCTCGCGGTTGCGACGAATTGCGGCCAGATCAAAACGGGCTCGCTTGCACGTTCGGACCGTACTGCGAAATATAACCAGCTCATCCGCATTGCCGAAATGCTGGACGATTCCGCCGAATACGCGCGCGCAACAACGATTGTTGGACGATAA
- the rpmF gene encoding 50S ribosomal protein L32, with protein sequence MAVPKRKTTPSRRGMRRAHDKLAKNTYVADAESGELRRPHHIDLKTGRYRGKQVLKPKED encoded by the coding sequence ATGGCCGTTCCGAAGCGAAAAACCACCCCGTCACGCCGTGGCATGCGCCGCGCTCACGACAAGCTAGCGAAGAACACCTATGTCGCGGACGCTGAATCCGGCGAACTGCGCCGCCCGCACCACATCGATCTGAAGACGGGTCGTTATCGCGGCAAGCAAGTCCTCAAACCGAAGGAAGATTGA
- a CDS encoding CBS domain-containing protein, whose product MTRDVRTVAPETTIQEAARLMAEADVGALPVAAGDRLAGIVTDRDIAVRAVAIGRGPATTVAAVMSLEVLYCHEDEDIGHISANMAENQVRRLPVVDVDKRLVGIISLADIADARASEAGEALEGITRPGGERSQSIEGRA is encoded by the coding sequence ATGACCCGAGACGTCCGGACCGTCGCACCGGAAACGACCATCCAGGAAGCGGCGCGGCTTATGGCCGAGGCGGATGTCGGCGCCCTTCCAGTCGCCGCTGGCGATCGTCTTGCCGGCATCGTGACCGACCGCGACATTGCGGTGCGCGCCGTCGCGATCGGCAGAGGTCCGGCAACAACTGTCGCGGCGGTGATGAGCCTTGAAGTGCTCTATTGCCACGAGGACGAAGACATCGGGCACATCTCGGCGAATATGGCCGAAAACCAAGTGCGGCGATTGCCGGTGGTCGACGTCGATAAGCGCCTGGTCGGCATCATTTCACTCGCGGACATCGCCGATGCGCGGGCTAGCGAAGCCGGTGAAGCACTTGAAGGCATTACGCGCCCCGGCGGCGAACGCAGCCAATCAATCGAGGGGCGGGCCTGA
- a CDS encoding metallophosphoesterase family protein has product MQLVHITDLHFGCEDRTALTAVAKYVRNLKPDAVIVTGDISKDGLASEIDAACDWIRSLESPAMLTPGNHDVPYYEMWGRLFYPWDRIRRAQHGIQHEAWHTDQWSIVPINTARAWQFRLNWAQGEMSRGQTAIAAAELHKAKAGALRIVITHHPLDWPNDAPIKGVTRGGVRGLRKLADAGAELFLSGHLHFASARLFETRALSIGSGTLSQRLRHEPCAFTVIRRPHSNVIETEVVHIKQGVCETASTRQFKLNTPERPGASGEVHALPTTA; this is encoded by the coding sequence GTGCAACTCGTACACATCACCGATCTGCACTTTGGTTGCGAAGACAGGACGGCGCTTACGGCTGTTGCGAAGTACGTTCGCAACCTGAAGCCTGACGCAGTCATCGTCACCGGCGACATCTCGAAGGATGGTCTCGCCAGTGAAATCGACGCCGCATGCGACTGGATACGGAGTCTGGAATCGCCTGCAATGCTCACCCCGGGCAATCACGACGTGCCGTACTACGAAATGTGGGGTCGACTGTTCTATCCGTGGGATCGCATCCGCCGGGCGCAGCACGGCATCCAACACGAGGCTTGGCATACAGATCAATGGAGCATCGTGCCGATCAACACAGCGCGCGCATGGCAGTTTCGCCTGAACTGGGCGCAAGGCGAAATGTCACGCGGGCAGACCGCGATTGCCGCAGCTGAACTTCACAAAGCCAAGGCCGGCGCACTGCGCATCGTCATAACGCACCATCCGTTGGACTGGCCGAATGATGCCCCGATCAAGGGCGTCACGCGTGGCGGCGTACGTGGGCTTCGTAAGCTTGCCGACGCCGGCGCCGAACTCTTTTTGAGCGGCCATCTGCATTTCGCATCGGCGCGGCTCTTTGAGACGCGAGCACTTTCGATTGGAAGCGGCACGCTGTCTCAGCGTCTTCGTCATGAGCCGTGCGCGTTCACCGTGATCCGCCGGCCTCACAGCAACGTCATCGAAACCGAAGTGGTTCACATCAAGCAGGGCGTTTGCGAGACCGCGAGCACCCGTCAGTTCAAACTCAACACGCCCGAAAGACCGGGCGCGTCCGGCGAAGTCCACGCGCTCCCGACCACAGCCTAG
- a CDS encoding diacylglycerol/lipid kinase family protein, with product MQPTADPEVLPQVERPLGPHIKKALVLLNEKAGSVGANAAAQMDEALRAGGVEQFAVVDATNMSKRVFQRAPQFDAIIVLGGDGTARHAAEMAPRNGPPLILLPGGTLNILPKALYGDVAWPQALAAVLERGVERRLPVGRANGEAFYVAGLFGAPTLLARARESIREGKPLEALGRLRHALKRSFSRRLRARPGKEKMRKAEGIGVLCPSFSGGIEADNLEWVRLDAKDILELARVSLRAITADWRNDPTIEIGKCKTGDIYAPGIIPATLDGEPRTFLSYVRVTFTKNGPKVLALNEE from the coding sequence ATGCAACCCACCGCCGACCCTGAAGTCCTCCCGCAAGTTGAGCGCCCCCTCGGGCCGCACATTAAGAAGGCGCTCGTACTCCTCAACGAAAAGGCCGGCAGCGTAGGAGCGAACGCGGCCGCACAGATGGATGAGGCGCTGAGGGCTGGGGGCGTCGAGCAGTTTGCTGTCGTCGATGCAACCAATATGTCGAAGCGCGTTTTTCAGCGCGCGCCTCAGTTCGATGCGATCATCGTATTGGGCGGTGATGGCACGGCGCGTCATGCTGCCGAAATGGCGCCGCGCAATGGCCCACCGCTCATTTTGCTTCCCGGGGGCACCCTCAATATTCTTCCGAAGGCTTTGTACGGTGATGTTGCCTGGCCCCAGGCGCTTGCCGCAGTTTTGGAGCGCGGTGTCGAACGCCGTCTGCCTGTTGGTCGCGCCAATGGCGAGGCGTTCTACGTTGCGGGATTATTCGGTGCGCCAACGCTCTTGGCGCGGGCGCGCGAATCCATTCGCGAAGGTAAGCCGCTTGAAGCCTTAGGCAGACTTCGACATGCACTGAAGCGTTCCTTCTCACGTCGTTTACGGGCAAGACCTGGCAAAGAGAAAATGCGAAAGGCGGAGGGCATAGGCGTGCTATGCCCCAGCTTCTCGGGCGGCATCGAAGCAGATAACCTCGAATGGGTGCGCCTGGACGCCAAAGATATTCTCGAACTCGCCCGTGTCAGCCTTCGCGCCATCACCGCGGATTGGCGCAACGATCCCACGATTGAGATCGGAAAATGCAAAACGGGCGATATCTATGCGCCGGGAATTATTCCCGCGACGCTTGATGGCGAGCCACGAACTTTTCTGTCCTATGTACGCGTGACGTTCACCAAGAACGGTCCGAAGGTGCTTGCACTCAACGAGGAGTAA
- a CDS encoding GIN domain-containing protein, with protein sequence MRSTLITAAALVALVSSAHAQTRNLSNFSGVSAADRIHVEVSQGENYRVEVFGSDASRVQTRVDNDGTLEIRRTNRPFWGETPPIDATVRVTMPTVRRLASSRGAELTASNIAANSMSLAAAMGGELRVNGTCTNVSAAASMGGSIRAEGFECRDANIDASMGGDARVFASNRFDAAASMGGAVNVSGGGRSSNISTSMGGSVESR encoded by the coding sequence ATGCGCAGCACATTGATTACAGCGGCCGCTTTGGTTGCGCTCGTCTCCAGCGCGCATGCGCAGACACGCAATCTCTCCAACTTCAGCGGCGTCTCGGCCGCAGATCGGATCCACGTCGAAGTGAGCCAGGGAGAGAACTATCGCGTGGAAGTTTTCGGCTCCGACGCTTCTCGCGTGCAAACGCGTGTGGACAACGATGGCACTCTCGAAATCCGACGCACCAATCGTCCGTTTTGGGGTGAAACACCGCCGATCGACGCCACTGTGCGCGTGACGATGCCGACCGTTCGCAGGCTGGCTTCATCGCGCGGCGCCGAACTCACAGCATCCAACATCGCGGCGAACTCCATGTCTCTTGCGGCGGCTATGGGCGGTGAACTCCGCGTCAATGGCACCTGCACCAACGTAAGCGCGGCAGCATCCATGGGCGGCTCCATCCGCGCGGAAGGCTTCGAATGCCGTGACGCCAACATCGATGCCTCTATGGGTGGCGACGCACGCGTCTTCGCCTCAAACCGTTTCGACGCCGCCGCGTCCATGGGCGGTGCGGTGAACGTGAGCGGAGGCGGGCGCAGCAGCAACATTTCCACTTCGATGGGTGGCTCTGTAGAGAGCCGCTAA
- a CDS encoding head GIN domain-containing protein, with protein sequence MRIALAASVIVLAATGVAQAETRSVSDFTRVEANAGTDVQVTIGSAFHVEVTGRDAARIQTRLDGDTLVVEPVRGWSWRGPRQANIRITMPRVDGLSAASGADLVATGINGGAIELESSSGADLRVSGTCSSFNADASSGADLDAQNLRCENGRVDVSSGADARVNATGRLDVDASSGGGVVAYGNPGIGNIDLSSGGSLRRAG encoded by the coding sequence ATGAGAATAGCTTTGGCAGCGTCCGTTATTGTCTTGGCTGCAACTGGCGTGGCCCAGGCCGAGACGCGCAGCGTTTCTGATTTCACTAGGGTAGAGGCCAATGCTGGGACGGACGTTCAAGTCACCATCGGTAGCGCCTTCCATGTTGAGGTCACCGGTCGAGACGCCGCTCGCATTCAAACGCGTCTCGACGGCGATACCCTCGTGGTTGAACCTGTTCGCGGTTGGTCCTGGCGCGGCCCGCGCCAAGCCAACATTCGCATCACGATGCCCCGCGTTGATGGCCTTTCTGCAGCGAGCGGGGCCGACCTCGTCGCAACCGGGATCAATGGCGGTGCAATCGAGCTTGAATCTTCGTCGGGGGCTGACCTCCGCGTAAGCGGCACCTGCTCAAGCTTCAATGCTGATGCTTCGAGCGGCGCCGATCTCGATGCGCAGAACCTACGCTGCGAGAATGGCCGTGTGGATGTCTCCTCTGGAGCGGATGCGCGAGTCAACGCCACGGGCCGACTCGATGTCGACGCCTCAAGTGGCGGCGGTGTTGTCGCTTACGGCAATCCTGGCATCGGCAACATCGACCTCTCATCCGGCGGTTCGCTCCGCCGTGCGGGCTAA
- a CDS encoding alpha/beta hydrolase — protein MHRRTLLLSAFLAACTPTLGAFNALVPKDAGARRVAQDVAYGDGRRRQLDVYAPLDGGPHPVVVFIYGGSWSSGDKGDYSFAGAALASRGFVTVIPDYRLVPEVRFPSFVDDCAAAMRWTQDHISEFGGDPLRIVLVGHSAGAYNAIMLGLDAHYLRDAGVDASRVRGVVGLAGPYDFLPFDVDATRDAFGQAHDLALTQPVHFARADAPPLLLLWGEADTTVGPRNLHGLEAAMRAAGGDVEARTYPGVNHVDIMLALSRPLRVRAPTLTDVVAFAERVTA, from the coding sequence ATGCATCGAAGAACTCTCCTCCTCTCTGCCTTTTTGGCGGCCTGCACGCCGACCCTAGGCGCCTTCAACGCCCTTGTTCCCAAGGACGCTGGAGCGCGGCGGGTGGCGCAAGACGTAGCTTATGGCGATGGACGTCGCCGGCAACTCGACGTCTACGCGCCTCTAGATGGAGGCCCCCACCCTGTCGTCGTTTTCATTTACGGTGGATCGTGGAGTTCGGGTGACAAAGGCGACTATTCGTTCGCGGGAGCCGCGCTTGCATCGCGCGGTTTCGTCACTGTGATCCCCGATTACCGGCTGGTGCCAGAGGTCCGGTTTCCATCGTTCGTGGATGATTGCGCCGCAGCAATGCGATGGACGCAAGATCACATCAGCGAGTTCGGTGGCGATCCTTTGCGCATTGTCCTCGTCGGGCACTCAGCCGGCGCCTACAACGCAATAATGCTTGGTCTCGACGCGCACTACCTGCGCGATGCCGGTGTCGATGCGTCGCGGGTGCGCGGTGTTGTGGGGCTCGCGGGACCTTACGATTTTTTGCCGTTTGATGTGGACGCTACGCGCGATGCCTTCGGTCAGGCGCACGATTTAGCACTCACTCAACCGGTGCATTTCGCGCGTGCCGATGCGCCGCCCTTATTGCTGCTTTGGGGTGAGGCCGACACCACCGTCGGGCCGCGCAATCTTCACGGGTTAGAGGCCGCGATGCGAGCCGCCGGCGGCGACGTCGAGGCGAGAACTTATCCAGGCGTCAATCACGTCGACATCATGCTTGCGCTGTCACGGCCCTTAAGGGTCCGCGCTCCCACGCTCACCGATGTGGTCGCGTTTGCAGAGCGCGTGACCGCTTAG
- a CDS encoding TerB family tellurite resistance protein — protein sequence MMFFLAQGASDAGGAQASSGGPVIALFVIVAALGLWFALRTFIRGLQASKTETATGGDFSGYALEALVNAAKLDGRVNEQEKRAIAVAMREIAGETFDAGKVEECFTRQGLNKAELISFLAARSGAFSRDQKVALLRALMSVFVSDGKFEESEHGALMDYTAAVGFDREGAPQLLRSFTRGSIT from the coding sequence ATGATGTTCTTTCTTGCTCAAGGTGCGAGTGACGCTGGCGGCGCTCAAGCTTCCAGCGGCGGTCCCGTCATCGCGCTCTTCGTTATTGTCGCCGCTCTTGGGCTTTGGTTCGCGCTGCGCACCTTCATTCGTGGCCTGCAAGCAAGCAAGACCGAAACAGCGACCGGCGGCGATTTCTCTGGCTATGCCCTTGAGGCCTTGGTCAATGCGGCAAAGCTTGATGGCCGCGTAAACGAACAAGAAAAGCGCGCCATAGCGGTTGCGATGCGTGAAATTGCTGGCGAGACGTTCGATGCGGGAAAAGTTGAAGAGTGCTTTACCCGTCAAGGGTTGAACAAGGCCGAACTGATTTCATTTTTGGCAGCACGTTCGGGCGCGTTCAGCCGCGATCAAAAGGTCGCTCTTTTGCGAGCTCTGATGAGCGTGTTCGTATCGGACGGAAAGTTTGAAGAGAGCGAACACGGCGCGCTCATGGATTATACGGCGGCTGTTGGCTTTGACCGCGAAGGCGCCCCGCAATTGTTGCGCAGCTTCACACGCGGCAGCATAACCTAA
- a CDS encoding CTP synthase, which yields MARYVFITGGVVSSLGKGIASAALGALLQARGYRVRLRKLDPYLNVDPGTMSPYQHGEVFVTDDGAETDLDLGHYERFTGVSAHQADNITTGRIYQDIIAKERRGDYLGATVQVIPHVTNAIKDFILSDHGDADFVLCEIGGTVGDIEGLPFFEAIRQLGQELDPGQAAFVHLTLLPYIPSAGEMKTKPTQHSVKELRSIGIQPNILLCRCDRPIPEDEKRKIALFCNVRESAVIEARDLQTIYEAPIAYHFAGLDTELLKHFGVTVAPQPDMAKWETIVQRLKSPDGEVTIGVVGKYTELKDAYKSLIEALHHGGVANNVKVNIRWIESEKFEERGDAWHQDLHGVHGVLVPGGFGERGSEGKIAAVTFAREHLTPYFGICFGMQMACIEAARNQAGLKGASSTEFGAAKHPVVGLMTEWLKGNELEKRASAGDLGGTMRLGAYNAALEPGSKVAEIYGATTISERHRHRYEVNTKYRDKLEEAGLIFSGMSPDGLLPEIVERRDHPWFIGVQYHPELKSRPFEPHPLFASFIAAAVEQSRLV from the coding sequence ATGGCGCGTTACGTCTTCATTACCGGTGGAGTGGTCTCTTCCTTGGGGAAGGGCATCGCCTCCGCCGCCCTCGGCGCGTTGCTTCAAGCACGCGGATACCGGGTCCGTCTGCGCAAACTGGACCCATACCTTAACGTCGATCCTGGCACGATGAGCCCGTATCAGCACGGGGAAGTCTTCGTCACTGACGATGGCGCAGAGACCGATCTCGATCTCGGCCACTACGAACGCTTTACCGGCGTTTCCGCGCACCAAGCCGACAACATTACGACTGGGCGCATCTACCAAGACATCATCGCGAAGGAACGTCGTGGTGACTATCTTGGCGCCACCGTTCAGGTGATCCCACACGTCACCAACGCGATCAAAGATTTCATTCTTTCTGACCACGGTGATGCGGATTTCGTGCTCTGTGAAATTGGAGGCACGGTTGGCGATATCGAGGGGTTGCCGTTCTTCGAGGCCATTCGTCAGCTCGGGCAAGAATTAGATCCCGGCCAGGCCGCATTCGTCCACCTCACGCTGCTTCCGTACATTCCGTCGGCGGGCGAAATGAAAACGAAGCCGACGCAGCACTCGGTAAAGGAGCTGCGCTCAATCGGTATTCAGCCCAACATCTTGCTGTGCCGCTGCGATCGCCCAATCCCAGAGGACGAAAAGCGCAAGATCGCATTGTTCTGCAACGTTCGCGAAAGCGCAGTCATCGAAGCGCGCGATCTACAAACAATCTATGAAGCGCCGATTGCCTATCACTTCGCAGGTCTCGACACGGAATTGCTGAAGCATTTCGGCGTCACCGTTGCGCCTCAGCCTGACATGGCGAAGTGGGAGACCATCGTTCAGCGCCTGAAGTCACCGGATGGCGAAGTGACGATTGGTGTCGTCGGAAAATACACAGAGCTGAAAGACGCCTACAAATCTTTGATCGAAGCGCTGCATCACGGCGGCGTTGCCAACAACGTCAAAGTGAACATCCGCTGGATCGAAAGCGAAAAGTTCGAGGAGAGGGGCGACGCTTGGCACCAGGATTTGCACGGTGTTCACGGCGTGCTTGTCCCCGGTGGCTTTGGTGAGCGTGGGAGCGAGGGAAAAATCGCGGCCGTTACCTTCGCGCGTGAGCATCTGACGCCGTATTTCGGGATCTGCTTTGGTATGCAGATGGCCTGCATTGAGGCGGCGCGGAATCAGGCGGGGCTCAAAGGCGCAAGTTCGACGGAATTCGGCGCGGCCAAACACCCGGTCGTCGGCCTTATGACGGAATGGCTGAAGGGAAACGAACTCGAGAAGCGCGCGAGCGCTGGCGATTTGGGCGGCACGATGCGTCTAGGCGCCTACAATGCGGCGCTCGAACCAGGCAGCAAGGTCGCGGAAATCTACGGCGCCACGACGATCAGCGAGCGGCATCGCCATCGCTACGAAGTGAACACGAAGTACCGCGACAAGCTGGAAGAGGCCGGACTGATCTTCTCGGGCATGAGCCCCGACGGTCTGCTGCCGGAAATCGTCGAACGCCGCGACCACCCTTGGTTTATCGGCGTCCAATATCACCCGGAACTCAAGAGCCGTCCGTTCGAGCCGCACCCATTGTTTGCGAGCTTTATCGCAGCGGCCGTCGAGCAATCACGTCTCGTCTAA